From the genome of Corallococcus macrosporus DSM 14697:
CAGCGGGAGCCGTGCACATGGGGCGCCTCCTGCGTCACCAGCTCCACGGGGGTGCGGCGCCTGGCGCGCACCTCGACGCCAGCCGGGGTGGGGGAGAAGACGACGTCGTGGCCGCCTGCGCACCTGTCGCACAAGGCGAAGACGAGCAGACCGTTGCGCCACAGCGTCGTCGTCTCCTCCAGGGGGCCGCGCCTGCGGCACATGCGGCACTCCAGGACACCGCGCTCGGCGTCGGCCTGGGCCTGGAGCACCCACGCGCGCTGGAGTTGCTCGGGCGTCATGTGGGCTTCCCCGAGAACCAGGTGTCGAACTCTTCGCGGGGGACAGGGACGTGCTCGGTGTCCATGTAGCGGCGGGCCAGCGCCAGGCGCCCTTGCGACAGGCGCTCCTCCTCGGCACGAAGCTCTTCGCGCAGCCCCAAGAGGCGCTTGGCCTCGCCCAAAAGCAAGCCCCTGTCCTTTTGGGGCTTCAGGTCTTCGACGCCCGTCTGGATGCCCGCCAGCGTGAGGGTGATGGGGCGCTTCACCCAGTCGTCCCCAATCTTGCGGAACTCGCGGTGGAAGATGTCGCCGGCCAGGTGGCGGCCCTCCTCGGGAGTCAGCACACCCACGCGGACCAGGCGCTCGACCATCTCCGTCATGCGCTCGGGGTCTCTCGTGGCCGTCGTCTGGCTGCGAAAGCGCCAGAAGCGCACGCCCATGTCCGCGAGCACCTTTCGGTTGAGGAGGAAGTCGAACTCGTCGCGCTCCGGCTGGAACACCTGGTCCTCGGCGAAGCGGAGCTGTGCCTCCGCCACCGAGCGGTTGAAGTCACGCCCGTCGCCGCGCAACAGCGGTGGCAGACGGAAGGCGCTGCCCACCTTGTCGATGTTGCGTTGGTCATACTGCTGAAAAAGGGCGTCCTGCTGCTGCGCGTCCGTCAGAGGGCGCAGCTCAATCTTCGCGCGGCCCCCGTCGCCTGTTCCGGAGCCATCGGCCTCCAAAATGAGAATCTTGTGGAAGTTGGCTTTGCCTTTGAGGTTCTCCTCAATGAAGCGCTCGATGCGCGGCACTGAGGCGTCGGAGAGCCGTCCTCCTGAGACGAGCAGCGCCAGGGGCGGGACGGACTTGTTGTTGAAGTAGAGGTAGTTGACCTCCTCCATCTGCCGGGAGCCGAGGACGGACAGAAGGGTGCCCACCCAGCGCGGGATGCCATAGGGAGAGCGTGGCGAATGAATCGCGAAGTGGATGAGCTCCGTGGCGGGGCCGTCCGAGGCGTCCGCGGCCTTGAGGGCGGCGACGTCCGGGAAGGCGCGGCCCGTGAGGCGGGAGATGACGCGCGAGTCCCCGAAGGACTTGAAGTACACCCGCTCGCTGCCCTGCACCTGGATGTAGCGGCGCAGGCGTCGGCGGGTGGTGACGGTGTCGAAGCTGACGGCGGAGATGCGCACGCGCTCGCGCACTTCGACGGCCTCCTTATCCAGAGGGAGGAGTCGCACCGTGTACGAGGGGACGTAGACGAAGCGGGCGATGTCGCCCTTTCCGTCGCGCAGCACCTCCCAGTACGCGTTGCCCGTCACCTCGAGGTCGTGGCGGGTGCGGCGGCGCAGCTCGACGAAGCTGGAGTCGAAGCAGCAAAAATCGAAGAAGGACTCCAGGCGGGCCTTCTCAACCCGGGCCTGCTGACGAACCTCCTCCTCATGCGCGGCGACTTCCTCGTCCGAGGGGCGCAGGGCCGTCCCTGAAGGCAGCGTGCCCGCGTCACGCGCGGACAGACGCTCCAGGGCCATGGCGTCGGCGACCTTCTCCCGGGCTCCGTCGGCGTCGAAGTCGATGGCGGGCTCGAAGCGGAAGCCGAAGCCGTCGATGTTCGTCGCGTAGGCGTCGACGTTCTGCCTCAGCGAGTTGGAGTGCTCGACGAGGAGGCAGAGCGCTTCCGGCTCATATGGGGGCTGGAGCGCACCCGCGTCGGAGAAGGCCAATGCCTCCTCTCCGCCAGGACGACTGGCGGGCTCGTCGACACGGGCGCCTACCACCACCGTCTTGAGGATGTCCTGGAGGCGCTCCTCAGCCTGGTGGACTTCCGTAGGCACTGTCACGGGCGGTCCTCCACGTAGGCCAGGAGGCCCGTGGGCGTGTGGGAGACGGCGCGGACGCGCTGGCCGCGGGCTGCCAGCTCGGCGTGCAGCGCCTCCAGCAGGCCGTCGTGGGTGCTGGCCTCGATGGTGAACTCCGGCCCGGGGCGTGCCGCGCCCGAGGGGGAGGAGAGGACGAAGACTCTGACGACGCTCTGCACACGGGCCTCCCGCACCAGGTGGAGGCAAGGCGCGCGGTGGGAGGGGCGCCCTCGACGTGCGGGGGCGTTGGGGGCCGCGCGCCTCACCTCCAGCGAGGACAAAGGCCTCGGGCCCAATTTCGGGGACATCGGGTGGGAGTGCTTTGCGGGTGTGTCGAGACGAACTGCGACACGCCAGGGAGGCCGCTGCTGTGCCGTCCCTATCGAACACGTTGAAGCCCCTCTTCAACGCGGAGGAGACACCATGGACACCTACCGTGTCGCGAGGCTGCCCGCGCGCCTGCGTGGCTTCGCGCTGCCGGACACGAGCAAGTCACCCGAGGGTTATGTCGAGGCGGGCGACTATCTCGTGCTCGAGGAGAAGGCCCGCTATCCCACGCCCGACACCGACTACGCCCGGCTGGTGGCGCCCCAGTTGAGCGGACTCGACACTTGGGTGTGCACGCGCTGGCGCACGCAGCGCTACGCGACGCTCGTCTCCCAAGAGGGTGCCCCTGCCATGGCCCGGCTGTCGTTCGCCAATGAGCCGCTGGCCATCCAGGAGGAGCGTCTCTTCGCGCTCCTGTGGGCGTTCGTCGACTACCGGTACGACGTGAGCAGGGCGTACTACCCGTGGGCGCTGCCGGGCGTCCGTGTCCCATTGGCGCCGCCCCGGCTGAACAACTGCTGCACCTTCGTCGAGGCCCTGTTGGTGAAGGCCTTCTCCGAGGCGCATGGTGCGGCCTTCTCGTGGGACGCGCGTCGCCACCGGCAGATGATGATCGCCTCCACCCAGGACTACTTTTCTCCCGTGACGGCGGCCGTCGAGTCCGGCATGGCCTTGCGTGCGCCGTCGGCGGATGTGCCTCCCCACCCATGGACGCTCATCCAGGGGTGGCGCAGCCAGTGGGACTCCGGGCACACCTTCCTCGTTCTGGACCACCACCCAGAGACAGACAAGGTGCTGGTGCTGGAGTCCAACGCTGCCTATGGGCTCGACGGCGTCGGCTACCGTGGCCTCGGCAACCTGCGGGACGTCGGCCTCCAGCCGCCTGCGGACTGGTGGGTGCGGAGCGAGGTGTGGACGTGGCGCCGCATCTGCTCGACGTACCCCTTCCGGCGGCAGGGCTGGTTGAAGGTCAAGGCGCGCTGAGTCCGCAGAACTCGCGCTGACACAGGCTCCGCTCACAGGAGGCGGTGCAGTCAGGGGGCGCATGTGTGCAGTGTGGAACTCTCCCACTTCGTGGGACGCCCATTCAGTTTGGTCACTAGGTTGAGAACCTTGCGCCTCCGGCCTCATTTCTATAATATTCTTCGAGTTTAGGCCGCATTGCTGATGTGTCAGCGATGCGGCGAGGACCGAGGGGTCAAACATGGCGTCACGCAGTTGGGTTCCGGAGCCGGTGAAGTACATGGACGAGCGCGTTCCGGCTGGCTTCTTCCTGGACACGCTGCGTGCGCTTCGCGATGCGAATCGCATCGCTGCGGCAAGTCTCCGAGGTCTGGAGGCTGACTGGCGCAAAGGTGCCTTTGCCCACGTGCGGCGGGAGTTCTTCAACCAGCTTTGGGGACCGGTGGCTCGCAAGTACGGAGGACGCGCGCGAGCAGTGCTCAACGCGAACTTCGCGACGAAGCACCTCGAGGTGACTCTGGGGGGAATCAAGTTCACCGCAGTAGCAGTGCAGTCTCCCAACGAGTTCCCGCGGGAAGCCGAGTATCGAACGTCATTGGCCGGTGGAAACCAGCTCTCCATGCTGGCGCGGATGGGAATGGAAGAGGAGCAGCCGTTAGCAGAGGCGCAGCTCTACGCAGTATTCGGCTACTCAAGCGACGTCGAAGAGGAGAGCGGTCTGCCTGTGTTTGCGCACGTCGGGTTCCCGCACCACAGGAAGAAGAAGTACGTGGATATCAAGTCCTTGCACCAGTTGATTCGCGAACTCGGTGGCCCCTTGAACTCGATTGATGCCGCGCGAGATTTGTCTACGGCGATCTCCAGCGACGCTAACCTCCCCTCCGAGGCAGAGTTCGAAGTGAACCTTACGGATGCAGAGCCGCCGTTGCGTATCGTCGGCCGTGATAACAAGGCTCCTAATAACCCCGAGCAGAGCCTGTCGACGGAGTTCGAGGAGGAGCGGACTGAAGACGAGCCGCATCTGAGTATCATCCCCCGTAACAATAAGATTCCTGTTACAGAGGACGAATGATTCTAGGTACTCCAGGCTTCATTGGCTCACGCTTGGTGGAGGCGCGCCTTGAGCGCGGTATCCCCGTGCGCGCGCTCGCCGAGCGTGTTGAGATCAGTGTGCCTGCTATCTATGGTTATGAGAAAGGCGCCTCTAGTCCTCGAGCCGATGTGTTGCGGCGGTTGTGCGACGCGCTCGATGTGCCTGAACGCTACTTTCTCATGCCCGTGGAGGAACAACCTGGAAGCGCGGTCTTCTACCGCGCACAGCGCTCGACAAGTGTTGCTGCCTGCAATGCCGCAGAGGCAAAGCTAAGCTGGCTACACCGGCTCGGAACTGTAGTTGGCCAGTTTGTCGATCTGCCTTCCATGAGTTTGCCGGACTTTGCGATTCCAAGGGATCCGCTTGCTCTCTCGGATGGTGAAGTAGAGCGATTTGCGGTCGAAACGCGGCGCTACTGGGGGTTGGGACAAGGGCCAATTAGCAACATGGTTGCGTTGCTGGAGAAGCATGGCGTTCTGTTGGCGCGGGCCCAGGTTGATGCAGATGCTTTGGATGGTTTGTCTCAGTTCTTCCCAGATCACGCTGTAGGTCTGCTGGCTGCTAACAAAGAATCGGGACCGCGTTCGCGCTTCGATGTTGCGCATGAACTCGGTCACCTTGTGCTTCATCGAGGAGTTGAACAGTCGCGACTCAATAAGCCAAGTGAGTGGCGTGCCTTTGAGAATCAAGCTCATCGATTTGCTGCGGCCTTGCTGTTTCCCCCAGAGGCATTTCGACACGAGGTGAAGTCATTCACTCTGGATGGTTTTTTTGAGTTGAAGATGCGCTGGAAGGTCTCTGTGCGGATGATGATGATGCAGGCCCAGAGATTGGGATTTTTGAGCGACGACGCGATGACTCGGCTTCACATCAACTACGCTCGCAGGGGCTATAAGCGGAGTGAACCCCTGGACGAGCAGCTTCCGCCGGAACAGCCGCGGTTGATTCGCCGTGCGATTGAGCTGTGGGTTGCAGAGCGAGGATTCGAGGAGGTGTGTGCGCATTTGCCCTTCGCAAACCGCGACATCGTTACCTTGACGGGCGTTCCTCGTGGAGTGCTTACAGGGGAGAGCGCACAGGTTCTAAGACTGGTTCCTGCCTCTACGGCTGCTGAAAACGCGCCTGGGCCGCAGGACACCCCGCCAGGAGGAGGAACGGTTACACCGCTTCGACGCTTGTGACATCGGGTGGGCGCCTTCCGGTGACCCGCACGCGGATCCCCGCTTCCTCTGCCCTCGCCAAGAGGTCGAAGCGTGCCGCGCTGCGGCCATGGGCAATGCCGGTGTCTTTGATGCTGCCGTGTAGGTCGGGGGGCAGTATCGTCGCGTGCGGTGGGCGCGAGTCGAGATCTCAGTCGTCGGGGTGGCAATGTGAATGTGAATCTATACTGCGATGAGTCTGGAAACGGAGGGCCTAACTACTTCGATCTGGAGCAGCCAGTACATGTGCTTGCGGGACTTCTGGTGCCAGATGATGCGAGAGGTAAGCTCGTAGGCTTTATCCAAAAGGTTCGCAATGAGTACCCACAGGGAAAGGAGACGAAAGGGAAGACGCTACTCAAATCCCCCAGGGGGCGCCGTGTGCTGGCGGACTTTATTGATGACGTGGCCAGCGTGGGATGTGGATTTACGTTCGTTGTCGCGGAGAGGCGGTATTGCGCGGCTGCAAAAATCGTCGAGACGTTCTTTGACCCAGGCCATAATCCGAGTGCCGAGTGGTTGCCTACGAACGCCAATGTGGCCCGAAAGAAACTTGCTGAGATAATTCAGGCATTGCCGGACAGATATCTTCAAAATTTCGTGACAGCATATAGAGAGCCGACGTTGGATGGATTGGCGGAGTCGGCAAGGTCGATTGGCTATGCGCTAGATTTGAGTGGGCATTCCGTCTTTGCTAGGACCGTTCGGGGGAATCTCAATGTCATGAATGCCGTGCTTTCTGCGGAGTTGTTGGTGACTGAGGAGGTTAATCGTAAGTCCTCTACGAGTCTGAATTATCCGGTATTTACTCTGTTTTTGAGTCTCAGTGATGCGCTGCTTGCTAGGGCGGGGCACTCTGGAGATGTCGTCCATGACGTGACGAAGGAGTTTGAACGGGCGTTTCGGGATGCGTTTCGCAGAATGCAGAATGTGGGTGTTTCTCCGTATTATGAAGAGGCTTTTCTCCAGGATGGGCGACCGGCGCGACTCAAAGTAGAGGCCTTCAAAGCCTTCCGAACAGGGGAGTCGATAGAGGAGCCCGAAGTGCGTGGGGCCGATTACACTGCAAATGCCGTAAAGGGAGTCGTGCTCATGGGGACGGGCGATAGTGAACTGGGGTCGTGCCCTCACATGCGTCGAATTGCGAAGAGGGTGCTCCCGTCTTTGCTTCAGTCTGGCGGAGACATAATCGGCTCCGAGGCGTTCTGTGCAAGCGTGATAGCCCCGATGCTGGAGGCTCTTCGCGGCTTCGCGTCGCAAGAGGATTAGGGTGCGGACTGACCGTATGGCTGTCCTGGCCTGGGGTTGGCGCATCGCCGACCAGTCGTTTCTGTTAGCGGGATGAATGATTTTCGCTTGCGACCAAGAATGCCCTTTGGGTGTAGGGGTGTTTGCCATGTCATCTGGCTTGCGAGACTAACCAATCACCCGCACCCCAATCTCCCCGGTGTCTCGTCGCTCGGGCCCCCGCTCGCGCTGGCACGCCAGGGCAACGGCCCAGAACTTGTCCGCGTGCCCGCGGTTGGTGCGCTCGGCGTCGAAGGAGGGCCGGGATGCGCGCTCAGTGCGCTTCGGGCGGTCCTCCCTCGCCGTTGACCACCATGCGGAGACGGACAAGGTACTGGTGCTGTAGAGCGACAGCAAAGTTGACCCCCTCGCGACACTAAAACTGACCCCCTCCGAGGGGCCTCCACCCGCAGCACCTGGAGGCAGTTCGCGATGGAAGAGTCAGTGAAGGACGTGGCACCCCGCCCGACGGAGGTGCCGATGGTCGAGCAGGACGTGGTGCGACAGATGCGCGTGCTGGCGGAGGCCGGCTGGGGCGTAAAGGCCATCGCACGCGAGGTGGGCGTGTCGCGCAACACCGTGCGCCGCTACCTGCGGCACGGGCGGGCGGCCGAGGTGCAGGTGCGCCCCGAGGCGCGGGCACTGGACGCGGCGGCCCGAGAGCGCGCGCTGGCGCTGTGGGCGAGCACGGCGGAGGGCAACGCCGTCGTGGTGCAGGCGCTGCTCACGCAGGAGGGCCACGCGGCGAGCGTGCGCACGGTGCAGCGAGCGGTGGAGGGCAGGCGCCAGCAGGTGCGCGCGGCGCAAGTGGCCAGCGTGCGCTTCGACACCGCGCCGGGGCGGCAGATGCAGGTGGACTTTGGCGAGAAGAAAGTCCTCCTCGGGGGCGTGCTGGTGAAGGTGTACCTGCTGGTGGCGGTGCTGAGCCACTCGCGCCGCCTCTTCGTGCGCGCCTTCCTCAACCAGCGGGGCGACGACTGGCGCGAGGGCATCGCGGCGGCGTTCGTGCACTTCGGTGGTGTGCCGTTGGAGGTGCTGGGCGACAACGCGCGTGCTCTCGTCCTCGGGCGCGACAGGGACACCGCGACGGTGCGCTTCCACCCGGCCTACGCCGCCTTTTGCCGCGACTGGGACGTCACCCCTCGCGCCTGCGGGCCATACCGCGCACGCACCAAAGGCAAGACGGAGTCGGGGGTGAAGTACGTCAAGCGCAACGCGCTCGCCGGACGCACCTTCGAGTCCTTCGCCGGGCTGCAGGCGCACCTGGCCGCATGGATGGTCGAGGCGGATGCCCGGGTGCATGGCACGACGCACGAGACGCCCGTGGCCCGCTTTGAGCGCGACGAGAAGACGGCGCTGCGTGCGCTGCCGCTGCGCGCGCTGCCACGGCGCGAGCAGCGTCTGAAACGGCGGGTGGCCCACGACGCCCTCGTCGACGTGGACACCATTCGCTACAGCGTGCCGCACCGGCTCGTACGCGAGCACGTGGAGGTCCTCGTCGGCGACGCCGACGTGCGCATCTTCCACGGCGGAGTCGAGGTGGCTCGGCACATACGCGGCCGCGAGCCGCACGCGCGCATCATCAAGGCCGAGCACTGGCAGGGCCTGTGGCGACAGCAGTCCAAGGAGGTTTCGGGGGTGGCGAGCGCTGCCGCACCCTCGGCATTGAATGCGCTGGGCCGCAGCCTCGCGGACTACGAGAGGGCCATCGCGGGCGGCGTGAAGCGAGGTGCCGCGTGAGCGCCGACATCGTGCACGCGCGCGTCGTGGAGCACCTGCAGCGGCTGCGCCTCGGACACCTCGCCGAGAGACTCGACGCGCTGCTGTCGGAAGCGGCCCGCGGCGAGCCCAGCTACCTGGCCTTCCTCGACGGCTTGCTGCGCGAGGAGGTGGGCGCCAAGCAGAGAAAGCGCGTCAGCATGGGCATCACCATCGCCCACTTCCCGGCCGTCAAGACGCTCGAGGACTTCGACTTTCGGGCGCAGCCTGGCGTGGACGCGAAGCTGGTGCGCGAGCTCGCACAGGGGCGCTTCATCGCGAGCGCGGAGAACGTCCTCGTCTTCGGGCCACCAGGCGTGGGCAAGACGCACCTGGCCATCGGCCTGGGGCGCGCCGCCGTCGAGGCCGGCCACTCCGTCCTCTTCACGTCCGCGACGACGCTGCTCGCCGCGCTCGCCAAGGCCGAGAGTGAGGGGGCCCTGCGCGACAAGCTCAACTACTTCGCCAAGCCCAAGCTGCTCGTCATCGACGAACTGGGCTACCTGCCCTTCGAGAAGCGCGCCGCCCACCTCTTCTTCCAGTTGGTGGCGCGCCGGTACGAGAAGGGCAGCATGCTCATCACCACCAACCAGCTCGTCGGCCAATGGGGCCACGTCTTCGGTGACGACGTGCTGGCGGCAGCCATCCTCGACCGACTGCTGCACCACAGCCACACGCTCCTCATCCAGGGCGACAGCTACCGGCTGCGGCACAAGCGCAAGGCCGGGCTGCTGACGCGCGGCACGGCAACGGCGCAGAGCTCCACCGAGTAGCAGAAGACGGGCGTGTGGGCCGGGAAGGGCCTACGCTCCGCCCGCGGGGAAACAGCCCCCGCGGGCTCCGCTTCGGCGGCGCCCCCGACGACGAGCAGCAACAACCGGCCCTCCCGGAGGGGGTCAGTTTTACTGGCGTGAGGGGGTCAGAAATTGCTGTCGCCTGACAGGTGCTGGAGTCCAACGCTGCCTATGGGCTCGACGGCGTCGGCTACCGTGGCCTCGGCAACCTGCGGGACGTCGGCCTCCAGCCGCCTGCGGACTGGTGGGTGCGGAGCGAGGTGTGGACGTGGCGCCGCATCTGCTCGACGTACCCCTTCCGGCGGCAGGCCTGGCTGAAGGTTAAGGAGTGAGCGCCCGCAGAGTGCGGAGGCTGCGTCGTATATCGCTGACCGACCACCAGCGCTTGTTGGTGCTCTTGGCCGAGAAATCGGACGGGAGTGCGTATGGAGGAGCGGCGCCGAAGAGCGCCGCTAACGAGGGCAGGGCATTGGGCCAATTGACGGCTGGCTGCGTTTGGTTGCGAAAGGAGGCCTGTGGCTGCCGCCCGAAGGTCAAAGCCCCGCGAGGAC
Proteins encoded in this window:
- a CDS encoding DUF3800 domain-containing protein, which codes for MNVNLYCDESGNGGPNYFDLEQPVHVLAGLLVPDDARGKLVGFIQKVRNEYPQGKETKGKTLLKSPRGRRVLADFIDDVASVGCGFTFVVAERRYCAAAKIVETFFDPGHNPSAEWLPTNANVARKKLAEIIQALPDRYLQNFVTAYREPTLDGLAESARSIGYALDLSGHSVFARTVRGNLNVMNAVLSAELLVTEEVNRKSSTSLNYPVFTLFLSLSDALLARAGHSGDVVHDVTKEFERAFRDAFRRMQNVGVSPYYEEAFLQDGRPARLKVEAFKAFRTGESIEEPEVRGADYTANAVKGVVLMGTGDSELGSCPHMRRIAKRVLPSLLQSGGDIIGSEAFCASVIAPMLEALRGFASQED
- a CDS encoding helix-turn-helix domain-containing protein, with amino-acid sequence MILGTPGFIGSRLVEARLERGIPVRALAERVEISVPAIYGYEKGASSPRADVLRRLCDALDVPERYFLMPVEEQPGSAVFYRAQRSTSVAACNAAEAKLSWLHRLGTVVGQFVDLPSMSLPDFAIPRDPLALSDGEVERFAVETRRYWGLGQGPISNMVALLEKHGVLLARAQVDADALDGLSQFFPDHAVGLLAANKESGPRSRFDVAHELGHLVLHRGVEQSRLNKPSEWRAFENQAHRFAAALLFPPEAFRHEVKSFTLDGFFELKMRWKVSVRMMMMQAQRLGFLSDDAMTRLHINYARRGYKRSEPLDEQLPPEQPRLIRRAIELWVAERGFEEVCAHLPFANRDIVTLTGVPRGVLTGESAQVLRLVPASTAAENAPGPQDTPPGGGTVTPLRRL
- a CDS encoding phage portal protein, producing the protein MTVPTEVHQAEERLQDILKTVVVGARVDEPASRPGGEEALAFSDAGALQPPYEPEALCLLVEHSNSLRQNVDAYATNIDGFGFRFEPAIDFDADGAREKVADAMALERLSARDAGTLPSGTALRPSDEEVAAHEEEVRQQARVEKARLESFFDFCCFDSSFVELRRRTRHDLEVTGNAYWEVLRDGKGDIARFVYVPSYTVRLLPLDKEAVEVRERVRISAVSFDTVTTRRRLRRYIQVQGSERVYFKSFGDSRVISRLTGRAFPDVAALKAADASDGPATELIHFAIHSPRSPYGIPRWVGTLLSVLGSRQMEEVNYLYFNNKSVPPLALLVSGGRLSDASVPRIERFIEENLKGKANFHKILILEADGSGTGDGGRAKIELRPLTDAQQQDALFQQYDQRNIDKVGSAFRLPPLLRGDGRDFNRSVAEAQLRFAEDQVFQPERDEFDFLLNRKVLADMGVRFWRFRSQTTATRDPERMTEMVERLVRVGVLTPEEGRHLAGDIFHREFRKIGDDWVKRPITLTLAGIQTGVEDLKPQKDRGLLLGEAKRLLGLREELRAEEERLSQGRLALARRYMDTEHVPVPREEFDTWFSGKPT
- the istA gene encoding IS21 family transposase; amino-acid sequence: MVEQDVVRQMRVLAEAGWGVKAIAREVGVSRNTVRRYLRHGRAAEVQVRPEARALDAAARERALALWASTAEGNAVVVQALLTQEGHAASVRTVQRAVEGRRQQVRAAQVASVRFDTAPGRQMQVDFGEKKVLLGGVLVKVYLLVAVLSHSRRLFVRAFLNQRGDDWREGIAAAFVHFGGVPLEVLGDNARALVLGRDRDTATVRFHPAYAAFCRDWDVTPRACGPYRARTKGKTESGVKYVKRNALAGRTFESFAGLQAHLAAWMVEADARVHGTTHETPVARFERDEKTALRALPLRALPRREQRLKRRVAHDALVDVDTIRYSVPHRLVREHVEVLVGDADVRIFHGGVEVARHIRGREPHARIIKAEHWQGLWRQQSKEVSGVASAAAPSALNALGRSLADYERAIAGGVKRGAA
- the istB gene encoding IS21-like element helper ATPase IstB produces the protein MSADIVHARVVEHLQRLRLGHLAERLDALLSEAARGEPSYLAFLDGLLREEVGAKQRKRVSMGITIAHFPAVKTLEDFDFRAQPGVDAKLVRELAQGRFIASAENVLVFGPPGVGKTHLAIGLGRAAVEAGHSVLFTSATTLLAALAKAESEGALRDKLNYFAKPKLLVIDELGYLPFEKRAAHLFFQLVARRYEKGSMLITTNQLVGQWGHVFGDDVLAAAILDRLLHHSHTLLIQGDSYRLRHKRKAGLLTRGTATAQSSTE